A window of Phycobacter azelaicus contains these coding sequences:
- a CDS encoding aspartate-semialdehyde dehydrogenase, translated as MGYRVVIAGATGNVGREMLNILAERQFPADEVAVLASRKSLGTEVTFGDKTLTTQDLDTFDFTGWDMALFAIGSDATKKYAPKAAAAGCVVIDNSSLYRYDPDIPLIVPEVNPEAVHGYGKKNIIANPNCSTAQMVVALKPLHDRAKIKRVIVSTYQSVSGSGKDAIDELWDQTKAVYNPTQEVPPKVYTKQIAFNVIPHIDVFMEDGSTKEEWKMVAETKKIVDPAIKVTATCVRVPVFVGHSESINIEFEDHLDEDEARDILREAPGIMVIDKREDGGYVTPVECVGDYATFISRIRQDSTIDNGLNLWCVSDNLRKGAALNAVQIAELLGREVLKKG; from the coding sequence ATGGGTTATCGCGTCGTCATCGCGGGTGCCACGGGTAACGTGGGCCGCGAAATGCTGAACATTCTGGCCGAGCGCCAGTTCCCTGCGGATGAGGTTGCCGTTCTGGCAAGCCGCAAATCCCTGGGGACCGAAGTCACTTTCGGCGACAAGACCCTCACCACCCAGGATCTGGACACTTTCGATTTCACCGGCTGGGACATGGCGCTGTTTGCCATTGGCTCGGACGCGACCAAGAAGTATGCGCCCAAGGCGGCGGCTGCGGGTTGCGTGGTGATCGATAATTCCTCGCTTTACCGTTACGACCCGGACATTCCGCTGATCGTGCCCGAAGTGAACCCCGAAGCGGTGCATGGCTATGGAAAGAAGAACATCATCGCCAACCCGAACTGTTCGACCGCGCAGATGGTCGTGGCGCTGAAGCCGCTGCACGACCGCGCCAAGATCAAGCGCGTGATCGTCAGCACCTATCAGTCGGTGTCGGGCTCGGGCAAGGACGCCATCGATGAGCTGTGGGACCAGACCAAGGCGGTCTACAACCCCACGCAGGAAGTGCCGCCAAAGGTCTACACCAAGCAGATCGCCTTCAACGTGATTCCGCATATCGACGTTTTCATGGAAGACGGCTCGACCAAGGAAGAGTGGAAGATGGTCGCCGAGACCAAGAAGATCGTCGACCCCGCCATCAAGGTCACCGCGACCTGCGTGCGCGTACCGGTCTTTGTCGGTCACTCCGAATCGATCAATATCGAGTTCGAAGATCACCTTGATGAAGACGAAGCGCGTGACATCCTGCGCGAGGCGCCGGGCATCATGGTGATCGACAAGCGCGAGGATGGCGGTTACGTGACGCCGGTGGAATGCGTCGGCGACTATGCCACCTTCATCAGCCGCATCCGTCAGGACAGCACCATCGACAATGGTCTGAACCTGTGGTGTGTCAGTGACAACCTGCGCAAAGGCGCTGCGCTGAACGCCGTTCAGATCGCCGAACTCCTGGGCCGTGAGGTCTTGAAGAAAGGGTAA
- a CDS encoding aspartate-semialdehyde dehydrogenase, translating to MYSQDFERETVTTGDAAMAQTAWSSACDQSRLDTEMVIQLRISLAPVFESATSWSDLRSALQAKGFYMKRSKGHMHLYDGHSHVQICTCSFLGYPSEDLEKRFKQSAPTRKVRKLPVRN from the coding sequence ATGTACTCTCAGGATTTTGAACGCGAAACAGTTACAACCGGCGATGCCGCCATGGCACAGACCGCATGGTCCAGTGCCTGCGATCAAAGCAGGCTGGATACGGAGATGGTCATTCAGCTGCGCATTTCGCTGGCTCCGGTCTTTGAAAGCGCAACCAGTTGGTCGGATCTGCGCAGCGCACTTCAGGCCAAGGGGTTTTACATGAAGCGGTCCAAGGGTCACATGCATCTCTACGATGGCCACAGCCACGTTCAGATCTGCACCTGCAGTTTTCTGGGCTACCCGTCCGAGGATCTGGAAAAGCGTTTCAAGCAATCAGCGCCGACGCGCAAGGTACGCAAACTCCCGGTGCGCAACTGA
- a CDS encoding branched-chain amino acid ABC transporter permease — MIRTLLSGDTPRSLPLALILGVILISLALAPFLFPGVRTVDTAARICVFIVLVASYDLLLGYGGIVSFAHTMFFGIGAYGVALASTHMGRGFDSIAVGAVAGAMLAAALTLVIGLFSLRVRAIFFAMITLAVASAVAVLVSQLSSLTGGEDGLTFKTPRELGPAFKFGKETFDGVLFGVKLNGKLLAYYFIFFGALVLFLGLLRVVNSPFGRVLQAIRENDFRAEAIGYRVVYYRVAATCLSAAVAALAGSLYAVWLRYVGPDTSLSMEIMIDILLMVVIGGMGTMYGAVIGATLFVLAQNYLQNLMGAASELTSGLPLVPELLNADRWLLWLGVLFILSVYFFPTGIVGRLRNNG, encoded by the coding sequence ATGATACGCACGCTTCTTTCGGGCGATACGCCCCGGTCCCTCCCGCTGGCGCTGATCCTTGGCGTGATCCTGATCAGCCTCGCGCTGGCGCCCTTCCTCTTTCCCGGCGTGCGCACGGTCGACACGGCAGCGCGGATCTGCGTCTTCATCGTGTTGGTCGCGAGCTATGACCTTTTGCTGGGCTACGGCGGGATCGTCAGCTTTGCCCATACCATGTTCTTTGGCATCGGGGCCTATGGGGTCGCGCTGGCCTCAACCCATATGGGACGCGGGTTTGACTCCATCGCTGTTGGTGCCGTCGCGGGCGCCATGCTGGCTGCTGCCCTGACGCTGGTGATCGGTCTCTTTTCCCTAAGGGTGCGGGCGATCTTCTTTGCGATGATCACGCTCGCCGTCGCCTCGGCCGTGGCTGTTCTGGTCAGCCAGCTCTCAAGCCTGACCGGCGGCGAGGACGGGCTGACCTTCAAGACTCCGCGGGAGCTGGGACCGGCCTTCAAATTCGGCAAGGAGACCTTTGACGGCGTGCTCTTTGGCGTGAAGCTGAACGGGAAACTGCTGGCCTACTACTTCATCTTCTTCGGCGCGCTGGTGCTGTTCCTCGGTCTGTTGCGGGTGGTGAATTCACCCTTTGGCCGGGTGCTGCAAGCCATCCGAGAGAACGATTTCCGGGCCGAAGCAATCGGCTATCGCGTGGTCTACTACCGCGTTGCGGCCACCTGCCTTTCGGCAGCGGTCGCCGCGCTGGCTGGATCTCTCTACGCGGTCTGGCTGCGCTATGTGGGGCCGGACACCTCCCTGTCGATGGAGATCATGATCGATATCCTTTTGATGGTAGTGATTGGTGGCATGGGCACCATGTATGGCGCAGTGATCGGCGCGACACTCTTCGTTCTGGCGCAAAACTACCTGCAGAACCTGATGGGCGCCGCATCCGAACTGACAAGCGGGCTGCCGCTGGTGCCGGAGCTTCTGAACGCGGATCGGTGGCTGTTGTGGCTGGGCGTCTTGTTCATTCTCAGCGTCTATTTCTTCCCGACCGGTATCGTCGGACGCCTGCGCAACAACGGATAG
- a CDS encoding ABC transporter ATP-binding protein, which yields MSDPILKLEGVYTNIAQYHILQGVDLEVPRGAVTMLLGRNGVGKTTTLRTVIGHWRAHQGRILFDGEDITKMPTPAIARMGLGFVPEDMGIFADLTVEENMVLAAASGPINSARLDWIFAAFPPLKTFWKSDAGTLSGGQKQMLSIARAMVEERKLYLIDEPTKGLAPAIISTMARALKDLKDQGASVLLVEQNFAVAKALGDSANVMDDGRMIWSGQMQELATDAALQERLMGLSLEAH from the coding sequence ATGTCTGATCCGATCCTGAAACTCGAAGGCGTCTATACCAACATCGCCCAGTACCACATCCTGCAAGGGGTCGACCTTGAGGTGCCACGCGGCGCTGTGACCATGCTTTTGGGGCGCAATGGCGTGGGCAAGACCACAACCCTGCGCACCGTGATCGGCCACTGGCGCGCCCATCAGGGACGCATTCTGTTCGATGGTGAGGACATTACAAAGATGCCCACCCCGGCGATTGCCCGCATGGGCCTTGGGTTCGTGCCCGAGGATATGGGCATCTTTGCCGATCTCACGGTTGAGGAGAACATGGTGCTGGCCGCCGCCTCCGGTCCGATCAATTCGGCTCGGCTCGACTGGATCTTCGCTGCCTTCCCGCCGCTGAAGACTTTCTGGAAATCGGACGCCGGAACCCTTTCGGGCGGGCAGAAACAGATGCTCTCCATCGCACGCGCCATGGTCGAGGAGCGCAAGCTCTACTTGATCGATGAACCGACCAAGGGGCTGGCCCCTGCCATCATCTCCACCATGGCCCGCGCGCTGAAGGACCTGAAGGATCAGGGTGCCTCGGTCCTGCTGGTGGAACAGAACTTTGCCGTCGCCAAGGCGCTGGGGGACAGCGCCAATGTGATGGACGACGGGCGCATGATCTGGTCCGGCCAGATGCAGGAATTGGCAACGGATGCCGCCCTGCAAGAACGCCTTATGGGCCTCAGCCTGGAGGCGCATTGA
- a CDS encoding ABC transporter ATP-binding protein, whose translation MTTSPILCTTDLTVRFGGHVAVDAVTCDFHAGQLTAIVGPNGAGKTTYFNLISGQIPASAGRVFLKGRDIGSMSVSSRTRAGIGRAFQLTNLFPNLSVLENVRLVVQAKSGRSFNLWSMVSGHQDLTDQAEAILRRVRLLEQRHQVVSELSHGNQRKLEVALLIALDPAVYMFDEPTAGMSVDEAPVVLDLIEELKDQRDRTILLVEHKMDVIRTLADRIIVLHNGALAADGPPAEVMASDVVQEAYMGRGLEGVLADV comes from the coding sequence ATGACCACCTCTCCCATACTCTGCACCACAGACCTGACCGTGCGGTTCGGCGGCCATGTGGCGGTCGATGCGGTGACCTGCGACTTTCACGCCGGTCAACTGACCGCCATCGTCGGCCCCAATGGCGCGGGCAAGACGACCTATTTCAACCTGATCTCGGGTCAGATCCCCGCCAGCGCCGGGCGCGTCTTTCTGAAAGGGCGCGACATTGGCAGCATGTCGGTCTCATCCCGCACCCGCGCCGGGATTGGCCGTGCCTTTCAGCTCACGAACCTTTTCCCGAACCTTTCGGTGCTGGAGAACGTGCGCCTTGTGGTGCAAGCCAAATCGGGGCGCAGCTTCAACCTCTGGTCCATGGTCTCGGGCCATCAGGACCTGACCGATCAGGCCGAGGCGATCCTGCGTCGCGTGCGCCTGCTGGAGCAGCGTCATCAGGTGGTTTCGGAACTCTCACACGGCAACCAGCGCAAGCTGGAAGTGGCCCTGCTGATCGCGCTGGATCCTGCTGTCTACATGTTTGATGAGCCCACGGCGGGCATGAGCGTCGATGAGGCGCCGGTGGTGCTTGATCTGATCGAGGAACTCAAAGACCAGCGTGACCGCACGATCCTCTTGGTGGAACACAAGATGGACGTGATCCGCACCCTCGCAGACCGCATCATCGTGCTGCACAACGGCGCGCTGGCCGCCGATGGGCCGCCTGCCGAGGTCATGGCCTCGGATGTGGTGCAAGAAGCCTATATGGGCCGCGGTCTGGAAGGAGTGCTGGCAGATGTCTGA
- a CDS encoding substrate-binding domain-containing protein gives MKRAILAGMVSALALASAAAADIKIAHIYGKTGPFEAYAKQSHDGLMLGLEYATDGTMQINGEKIVVIEKDTQLKPENGKALLEEAYGDDEVDLAIGPVSSGVALAMLPVAEEYEKLLIVEPAVADSITGSNWNRYVFRTSRNSSQDAVSNAIALAGENVHIATLAQDYAFGRDGIAAFKEALESVGSGVAHEEYVPTDTTDFTAAAERIFNAMKDLDGEKKLFVIWAGGGNPMSKINAMDPSRFGIELATGGNILAAMKGYKEFPGMEGATYYYYEIPQNPVNDWLVKEHKARFGTPPDFFTAGGMTAGIAAVEAIKKAGSTDTEELITAMEGMEWESPKGTMMFRAEDHQALQPMYHFRIKVEDGVDWAIPELVRELKIEDLPIPVRN, from the coding sequence ATGAAACGCGCAATTCTTGCGGGTATGGTGTCGGCGCTCGCCTTGGCTTCGGCCGCAGCCGCAGACATCAAGATCGCCCATATCTATGGCAAGACCGGCCCCTTCGAGGCCTATGCAAAACAGTCTCATGACGGGCTGATGCTGGGGCTGGAATACGCCACCGACGGCACCATGCAGATCAACGGCGAAAAGATCGTCGTGATCGAAAAGGACACCCAGCTGAAGCCGGAAAACGGCAAGGCCCTGCTGGAAGAGGCCTATGGCGATGACGAGGTAGATCTGGCGATTGGCCCGGTCAGCTCGGGCGTGGCGCTGGCGATGCTGCCGGTGGCCGAGGAGTACGAGAAGCTCTTGATCGTCGAGCCTGCAGTGGCCGACAGTATCACCGGCTCCAACTGGAACCGCTATGTCTTCCGCACTTCGCGCAACTCGTCCCAGGATGCGGTGTCTAACGCCATCGCGCTGGCCGGTGAGAACGTCCATATCGCAACCCTCGCGCAGGATTATGCCTTTGGCCGCGACGGTATCGCCGCCTTCAAGGAAGCGCTGGAAAGTGTCGGCAGCGGCGTTGCGCATGAGGAATACGTGCCCACCGACACCACCGATTTCACTGCGGCCGCCGAACGGATCTTCAACGCGATGAAGGATCTGGACGGTGAGAAGAAGCTCTTTGTGATCTGGGCCGGCGGCGGCAACCCGATGAGCAAGATCAACGCCATGGACCCCAGCCGGTTCGGCATCGAACTGGCCACCGGCGGCAACATCCTTGCGGCGATGAAGGGCTACAAGGAATTCCCCGGCATGGAAGGCGCCACCTATTACTACTATGAGATCCCGCAGAATCCGGTGAACGACTGGCTGGTGAAAGAGCACAAGGCCCGTTTTGGCACCCCGCCCGATTTCTTCACCGCAGGCGGCATGACAGCCGGTATCGCGGCGGTCGAAGCGATCAAAAAGGCCGGCTCCACCGACACCGAAGAGCTGATCACCGCTATGGAAGGCATGGAATGGGAAAGCCCCAAGGGCACCATGATGTTCCGCGCCGAAGACCACCAGGCGCTGCAGCCCATGTATCACTTCCGAATCAAGGTCGAGGACGGTGTCGACTGGGCGATCCCCGAATTGGTGCGTGAGCTGAAGATCGAAGATCTGCCGATCCCGGTCCGCAACTAA
- a CDS encoding HpcH/HpaI aldolase family protein → MPAPKNHFKQALADGKRQIGCWMSFAEPSVAEIMGTCGFDWLVVDGEHAPNDIRSIRDQLIALEASDSHPVVRVPIGETWIIKQVLDAGAQTVLVPIVESAEQAEELVRACKYPPHGTRGVGAAGARASRFGSVSEYIQTADQEVCLLVQVENRAGIAALDDILKVEGIDGVFIGPADLSTDMGHQGNAAHPEVRAVIKGALEHIRAAGKAPGILGVTEEATQAYFDMGAQFLAVGLDVLILAQNARKLAADWKTR, encoded by the coding sequence ATGCCCGCACCCAAGAACCACTTCAAACAGGCCCTCGCCGACGGCAAACGCCAGATCGGCTGCTGGATGAGCTTTGCCGAACCCTCCGTGGCCGAGATCATGGGCACCTGCGGCTTTGACTGGCTCGTGGTGGATGGAGAGCACGCCCCCAATGACATCCGCTCGATCCGCGATCAACTGATTGCACTGGAAGCCTCGGACAGCCACCCGGTGGTGCGCGTGCCGATTGGCGAGACCTGGATCATCAAGCAGGTGCTCGATGCGGGCGCACAAACCGTGCTGGTGCCCATCGTAGAAAGCGCCGAACAGGCCGAGGAACTGGTACGCGCCTGCAAATACCCGCCGCATGGCACCCGCGGTGTGGGGGCTGCAGGGGCACGGGCCAGTCGGTTCGGCTCGGTCAGCGAATATATCCAGACGGCGGATCAGGAAGTCTGCCTGCTGGTGCAGGTGGAAAACCGCGCCGGCATCGCGGCACTTGATGATATCCTGAAGGTCGAAGGCATCGACGGCGTCTTCATCGGCCCCGCAGATCTGTCCACCGACATGGGCCATCAGGGCAATGCCGCCCACCCCGAGGTGCGCGCTGTGATCAAGGGCGCGCTGGAACATATCCGCGCCGCCGGAAAGGCACCCGGCATCCTGGGCGTCACCGAAGAGGCCACGCAGGCCTATTTCGACATGGGCGCGCAGTTCCTTGCCGTGGGGCTGGACGTGTTGATCCTGGCGCAGAACGCCCGCAAGCTAGCCGCAGACTGGAAGACGCGCTAG
- the hpaH gene encoding 2-oxo-hept-4-ene-1,7-dioate hydratase: MTPDQHLEAAARLLKAEETGQQCGLLSLAYPGMTLEDAYGVQKALVAQKLAQGRRKIGWKIGLTSRAMQQALNITTPDSGVLLDDMAFETGGTVPAGRFIQPRVEAEIAFVMKAPLAGADCTREEVIAATDHVAPSLEILDTRILRADPATGQARIITDTISDNAANAGVVLGNQRHDIDAHDLRWVGAIVTRDGTVEETGLGAGVLNDPVTSVLWLARRMAEYGQQIEAGDIVLSGSFIRPIECPPGSEITADFGSFGRVAITFA, encoded by the coding sequence ATGACCCCCGACCAGCACCTTGAGGCCGCTGCGCGTCTGCTGAAGGCCGAAGAAACCGGCCAGCAATGCGGGCTCTTGTCCCTCGCCTACCCCGGCATGACGCTGGAGGACGCCTACGGCGTGCAAAAGGCGCTGGTGGCGCAAAAGCTGGCGCAGGGACGCCGCAAGATCGGCTGGAAAATTGGCCTCACCAGCCGCGCCATGCAGCAGGCGCTGAACATCACAACGCCCGACAGCGGCGTGTTGCTCGATGATATGGCATTTGAAACTGGCGGCACTGTTCCGGCCGGCCGCTTCATCCAACCGCGCGTCGAGGCCGAGATCGCATTTGTGATGAAGGCGCCCCTTGCAGGTGCCGACTGCACGCGCGAGGAGGTGATTGCCGCAACGGACCATGTGGCGCCCTCGCTGGAAATCCTCGACACCCGCATCCTGCGCGCCGATCCCGCCACCGGGCAAGCCCGTATCATCACCGACACCATCAGCGACAATGCCGCCAATGCGGGCGTGGTGCTGGGCAACCAGCGGCACGACATCGACGCGCATGATCTGCGCTGGGTCGGCGCCATCGTCACCCGCGACGGCACGGTGGAGGAGACAGGCCTGGGCGCCGGGGTGCTGAACGATCCCGTCACCTCCGTGTTGTGGCTGGCGCGCCGCATGGCGGAATATGGACAACAGATCGAAGCCGGGGATATCGTCCTATCGGGGTCGTTCATCCGGCCCATCGAATGCCCGCCGGGCAGCGAGATCACCGCCGATTTCGGCTCCTTCGGCCGTGTCGCCATCACATTCGCCTGA
- a CDS encoding fumarylacetoacetate hydrolase family protein, with protein sequence MRFATYSANGETYYGAVTDEGMAALSPGFPHWPTLRDVIAADGLHDLAVAAKDHPITHPNGTFTYQIPVPNPEKIICVGVNFPDRNAEYKDGQDAPPNMSLFIRFPRSFTGQGQPLIRPPETPQLDYEGEIAIVIGKGGRRIKAEDAYDHIAAVTLCNEGTLRDWVRHAKFNVTQGKNWDNSGAMGPWLVPFTSAAQLDDVRLTTHVNGELRQDDRTSRMLFPIRRQIEYISTFTTLVPGDVIVTGTPTGAGARFDPPRFLEPGDVIEVEAEGIGKLTNTVEDEA encoded by the coding sequence ATGCGATTTGCCACCTATAGCGCCAATGGCGAGACTTATTACGGCGCCGTCACGGACGAGGGCATGGCCGCCCTGTCGCCCGGTTTCCCCCATTGGCCGACCCTGCGCGATGTGATCGCCGCCGACGGGCTGCATGATCTGGCGGTGGCCGCCAAGGATCATCCCATCACGCACCCGAACGGCACCTTCACCTACCAGATCCCGGTCCCCAACCCGGAAAAGATCATCTGCGTCGGTGTGAACTTCCCCGACCGCAATGCCGAATACAAGGACGGCCAGGACGCGCCGCCGAACATGTCGCTGTTCATCCGTTTTCCGCGTTCTTTCACTGGGCAGGGTCAGCCGCTGATCCGCCCGCCGGAAACCCCGCAGCTGGATTACGAGGGCGAGATCGCAATCGTCATCGGCAAGGGTGGTCGCCGCATCAAGGCCGAGGACGCCTATGACCACATCGCCGCCGTGACCCTTTGCAATGAGGGCACCCTGCGCGACTGGGTGCGCCATGCGAAATTCAACGTCACCCAAGGCAAGAACTGGGACAATTCCGGCGCCATGGGACCGTGGCTGGTGCCGTTCACCTCTGCCGCGCAACTGGATGATGTGCGTCTCACCACCCATGTGAATGGCGAACTGCGCCAGGACGATCGCACCAGCCGGATGCTGTTCCCAATCCGCCGCCAGATCGAATATATCTCGACCTTCACCACGCTGGTGCCCGGCGATGTGATCGTGACCGGCACCCCCACCGGCGCCGGCGCGCGCTTTGACCCGCCCCGCTTCCTGGAACCCGGTGACGTGATCGAGGTGGAGGCCGAGGGCATTGGCAAGCTGACCAACACGGTGGAGGATGAGGCATGA
- a CDS encoding pyridoxal phosphate-dependent decarboxylase family protein, with the protein MKWDEFSDWGRKVADWAQDYHLTVGEKPVRARTEPGEVLNALPSHPPESGEGMEAIFADFEEIVMPGITHWQHPRFFAYFTSNAAAPSVLAEFLVSAIAPQCMLWQTSPAATEMETRMMDWLRQALDLPEPFQGVIQDSASSATLAAVLTMREKALNWKGNQEGLFGQKPLRVYCSSEVHTSIDRAIWVAGIGQQNLVRVPIKGDWRGMDPDALEAAIKADIAAGLQPAGVILCVGGTGTGATDPVDKVMDVAEKYGLYTHVDAAWAGSAMICPEYRHYWPGIERADSIVFNPHKWLGAQFDCSAHFLKNPDDLVQTLAISPEYLKTHGKDGIINYSEWSVPLGRRFRALKIWFLIRTYGLEGLRTRLRNHVNWSNQLHDKLAATPDFEIVTPPMWSLWTFRYAPEGATDLDALNLALVNAINDDGRIYLTQTRVDGDLVIRFQAGQFETTESDVMMAHDVITEIAASLTEGAD; encoded by the coding sequence ATGAAATGGGATGAATTCTCAGACTGGGGCCGCAAGGTCGCCGACTGGGCACAGGACTATCACCTGACCGTGGGCGAAAAACCCGTACGCGCCCGCACCGAACCGGGCGAGGTTCTAAATGCTCTGCCAAGCCATCCACCTGAAAGCGGCGAAGGCATGGAGGCGATCTTTGCCGATTTCGAAGAGATCGTGATGCCCGGGATCACCCATTGGCAGCACCCGCGTTTCTTTGCCTATTTCACCTCGAACGCAGCAGCGCCCTCGGTATTGGCGGAATTCCTGGTATCGGCCATCGCGCCGCAATGCATGCTCTGGCAGACCTCCCCGGCGGCGACCGAGATGGAAACCCGGATGATGGACTGGCTGCGTCAGGCGCTGGACCTGCCCGAGCCGTTTCAGGGCGTCATTCAAGACAGCGCATCTTCGGCGACACTGGCCGCCGTGCTGACCATGCGGGAAAAGGCGCTGAACTGGAAAGGCAATCAGGAAGGTCTGTTCGGTCAGAAACCGCTCCGGGTTTATTGCTCATCCGAGGTACATACATCCATCGACCGCGCGATCTGGGTCGCCGGTATCGGCCAGCAGAACCTGGTACGCGTGCCGATCAAGGGCGATTGGCGCGGCATGGACCCCGACGCGCTCGAGGCCGCGATCAAGGCAGACATTGCCGCTGGATTGCAGCCTGCGGGCGTGATCCTCTGCGTGGGTGGCACTGGCACCGGCGCCACCGATCCCGTGGACAAAGTGATGGATGTGGCCGAAAAATACGGGCTTTACACCCATGTGGATGCGGCCTGGGCCGGCTCGGCGATGATCTGCCCCGAGTACCGCCACTACTGGCCGGGGATTGAGCGCGCCGACAGCATCGTCTTCAACCCGCACAAGTGGCTCGGCGCGCAGTTCGACTGCTCGGCCCATTTCCTCAAGAACCCCGACGATCTGGTGCAGACGCTGGCGATCAGCCCCGAGTACCTGAAGACCCACGGCAAGGACGGCATCATCAACTATTCCGAATGGTCGGTGCCGCTGGGCCGCCGCTTCCGCGCGCTGAAGATCTGGTTCCTGATCCGTACCTATGGGCTGGAAGGACTGCGCACCCGCCTGCGCAACCACGTCAACTGGTCGAACCAGCTGCATGACAAGCTCGCCGCCACCCCGGATTTTGAGATCGTGACCCCGCCCATGTGGTCGCTCTGGACCTTCCGCTATGCCCCCGAAGGCGCCACGGATCTGGATGCGCTGAACCTCGCGCTGGTCAATGCCATCAATGACGACGGGCGGATCTACCTGACGCAGACCCGCGTCGATGGCGATCTGGTGATCCGCTTCCAGGCGGGTCAATTCGAAACCACGGAAAGCGACGTGATGATGGCCCATGATGTCATCACCGAAATTGCCGCCAGCCTGACAGAAGGAGCCGATTGA